One stretch of Caldinitratiruptor microaerophilus DNA includes these proteins:
- a CDS encoding glycosyltransferase, giving the protein MRISIVIPTWNQWAVTERCLQALARHTPQPHEVIVVDNGSTDGTPQMLRSRFPAVRLVQNPVNVGFPRAANQGLRAASGDLLVLLNNDTVVTPRWLTCLIRCLEEAPQAGLVGPVSNAVSGVQQVSVAYASLADMEAFATRFNGPDPSRWRQTVRLAGFCLLLSRRLYGSVGPLDEAFGLGNYEDDDYCLRAIAAGYRVWVAGDVFVHHDGSASFRLDGDRYRRLLARNRALFLRKHGLRRYRWNPDPHLAAWLPGSPRRVVDVGCGLGATGLELMRRGVAEVWGVTWDPAEARIAGRLLHRVVLVPERTGLPPGEIGPFAGAVISGGLDEFPDPVALLARVLDLLEPGAPLVVQVLNEGHYSSPRFRSYLPAGLPAPEEGVEGVPVRRLRLDEFLGTLLRLGLEGIEVGTVHAPPPAAVEPAVRSVAAQVAGPGEHPEQVYADLCTWRFVARGRKP; this is encoded by the coding sequence GTGCGGATCAGCATCGTGATCCCGACCTGGAACCAGTGGGCGGTCACCGAGCGGTGCCTGCAGGCCCTCGCGCGCCATACCCCCCAACCGCACGAGGTGATCGTGGTCGACAACGGTTCCACCGATGGCACCCCTCAGATGCTGCGCAGTCGCTTCCCGGCGGTGCGGCTGGTGCAGAACCCCGTGAACGTCGGGTTTCCGAGGGCGGCCAATCAGGGGCTGCGGGCGGCCAGCGGGGACCTTCTGGTCCTCCTCAACAACGATACGGTGGTGACGCCCCGCTGGCTCACCTGCCTCATCCGGTGCCTGGAGGAGGCTCCACAGGCGGGTCTCGTCGGGCCGGTGAGCAACGCCGTCTCGGGTGTGCAGCAGGTGAGCGTCGCGTACGCCTCGCTGGCGGACATGGAGGCCTTCGCCACGCGCTTCAACGGTCCGGATCCCTCCCGCTGGCGCCAGACCGTCCGCCTGGCAGGCTTCTGCCTGCTGCTGAGCCGGCGCCTGTACGGGTCGGTCGGACCTCTGGACGAAGCCTTCGGGCTGGGGAACTACGAGGACGACGACTACTGCCTGCGCGCCATCGCGGCGGGCTACCGTGTCTGGGTCGCCGGGGACGTGTTCGTGCACCACGACGGCAGCGCGTCCTTCCGCCTGGACGGAGACCGGTACCGGCGGCTCCTGGCCCGGAACCGGGCGCTGTTCCTGCGAAAGCATGGACTCCGCCGCTACCGGTGGAACCCAGACCCTCACCTGGCCGCCTGGTTGCCGGGTTCGCCCCGGCGCGTCGTGGACGTGGGGTGCGGCCTGGGTGCCACCGGCCTCGAGCTCATGCGCCGTGGTGTCGCGGAGGTCTGGGGCGTGACCTGGGATCCTGCCGAGGCGCGGATTGCGGGACGGCTCCTGCACCGCGTGGTCCTCGTCCCGGAGAGGACGGGCCTGCCCCCGGGAGAGATCGGCCCGTTCGCCGGCGCCGTGATCTCGGGCGGGCTGGACGAGTTCCCGGACCCCGTCGCCCTCCTGGCCCGGGTGCTCGACCTGCTCGAGCCCGGCGCTCCCCTGGTGGTGCAGGTTCTCAACGAGGGCCATTACTCGTCCCCCCGCTTCCGGTCATACCTGCCTGCGGGCCTGCCGGCTCCGGAGGAGGGCGTGGAGGGGGTGCCGGTGCGGCGCCTCCGGCTCGACGAGTTCCTGGGGACCCTGCTGCGGCTGGGGCTCGAAGGGATCGAAGTGGGAACCGTGCATGCCCCTCCGCCGGCAGCGGTCGAGCCGGCAGTCCGATCCGTCGCCGCTCAGGTCGCAGGGCCCGGCGAGCACCCCGAACAGGTGTATGCCGACCTGTGCACGTGGCGCTTCGTGGCGCGCGGGCGCAAGCCGTGA
- a CDS encoding DUF6385 domain-containing protein, with protein MPNFKVFNDQASALLAQVSNPTAASLLAQVSNPTPASLLAQVSNPTAASLLAQVSNPTAASLLAQVSNPTAASLLAQVSNPTAASLLAQVSNPTPASLLAQVSNPTPASLLAQVSNPTPASLQVQVSNPTAASLLAAVTLEDRRTADSLTNVADTGDTTFKDAVVVDVLEFSTVTFAARNAGTSNSALVRLQLSADSVLFDTDTTGTITLAPTTQFFFVPYKFVKYAKIQYASQTAALTTSLSIFLQAHV; from the coding sequence ATGCCGAACTTCAAGGTGTTCAACGACCAGGCCTCCGCGCTGCTGGCCCAGGTCTCCAACCCCACGGCTGCCAGCCTCCTGGCCCAGGTCTCCAACCCCACCCCCGCCAGCCTCCTCGCCCAGGTCTCCAACCCCACGGCCGCCAGCCTCCTCGCCCAGGTCTCCAACCCCACCGCCGCCAGTCTCCTCGCCCAGGTCTCCAACCCCACGGCCGCCAGCCTCCTCGCCCAGGTCTCCAACCCCACCGCCGCCAGTCTCCTCGCCCAGGTCTCCAACCCCACGCCGGCCAGCCTCCTCGCCCAGGTCTCCAACCCCACGCCGGCCAGCCTCCTGGCCCAGGTCTCCAACCCCACCCCCGCCAGCCTCCAGGTGCAGGTCTCGAACCCGACGGCCGCCAGCCTACTGGCCGCGGTCACGCTAGAGGACCGGCGGACGGCCGACTCCCTGACCAACGTGGCAGACACCGGCGACACGACCTTCAAGGACGCCGTCGTGGTCGACGTCCTCGAGTTCTCGACCGTGACGTTCGCGGCGAGGAACGCCGGAACGTCGAACAGCGCGCTGGTCCGCCTGCAGCTCAGCGCGGACAGCGTGCTGTTCGACACCGACACCACCGGCACCATCACCCTGGCGCCGACCACGCAGTTCTTCTTCGTGCCCTACAAGTTCGTCAAGTACGCGAAGATCCAGTACGCGTCGCAGACGGCCGCCCTCACCACGTCCCTGAGCATCTTCCTGCAGGCCCACGTCTGA
- a CDS encoding tetratricopeptide repeat protein: MAGARARISLCVLASDAAGLSRCLRSAAALVDEVVVLAGNGSRAIRQLVGAYGGRLVSGTWADDFSAARNRLLDHAHGDWVLFLDDDEELHEPEPSTLAGLLTETARGYYVPVLSPLGDGAEAELEHQLRLFRRSPEHRYVGICCEELTGDWSPASPGVHVAPLLVWHHGYVGNGLVSRTRRKVQLLEAQAGQPDGHRSLCLGREWARLGRYAEAAGHLRRAVELLDVQSRNWARACRELASALVEQGLYDEALALLERGVERHPLASDLWFLLGSAAARLGRHNLAMAAFGRCLQLGQGSWFYDPSPGVGDYKAAHALGLVHECLGQTDRSLDLYRTAMRAGSGFTEPLYRIATILGTDPRRNALAPALLRTLGKTWRTATSEDLRLVADVLGTQGRWREAVECLERSLAAITGAEGALLRGICLAMLGRVDEATAALTQVPPGSPLRGKALLRLLALDWIRGDWARAEATRRELGEAGVTEPVQKAAELAHRLLERGAVWGTLGIDPDASAAMGNALLLWIEVLLAAGRVSEAERLGALIGALAWPPGPARLAVVAARWGHPEVVRPFEQRLRAAAVPEAAEACLALARAHRRSGRRGAAAWYLASIRGGSPLVAPYVELANLLRTAARAVARARSAGSCATAAAVRRGSRRAPRQPAGHGGEEHGRKPARDQPLHDRP, translated from the coding sequence TTGGCGGGTGCGCGCGCCCGGATCAGCCTCTGCGTGCTCGCCAGTGACGCCGCCGGGCTTTCCCGCTGCCTCCGCAGCGCGGCAGCGCTCGTCGACGAGGTCGTGGTACTGGCCGGGAACGGTTCCAGGGCGATCCGGCAACTTGTCGGCGCCTACGGGGGCCGGCTCGTGTCCGGCACCTGGGCGGACGACTTCTCGGCCGCACGGAACCGGTTGCTCGACCATGCGCACGGGGACTGGGTGCTCTTCCTGGACGACGACGAAGAGCTGCACGAGCCCGAACCGTCCACGCTGGCGGGCTTGCTCACGGAGACGGCCAGGGGGTACTACGTCCCTGTCCTGAGCCCCCTGGGTGATGGGGCCGAGGCAGAGCTCGAGCACCAGCTACGGCTTTTCCGGCGCAGTCCTGAGCACCGTTACGTGGGCATCTGCTGCGAGGAACTGACCGGGGACTGGTCGCCGGCCAGCCCGGGGGTGCACGTGGCGCCCCTGCTGGTCTGGCACCATGGTTACGTAGGAAACGGACTCGTCTCTCGCACCCGGCGGAAAGTGCAGTTGCTCGAGGCACAGGCGGGCCAGCCCGATGGCCACCGGAGCCTGTGCCTGGGACGTGAGTGGGCACGTCTGGGTCGGTACGCGGAGGCAGCCGGCCATCTCCGCCGTGCGGTCGAGTTGCTCGACGTACAGAGCCGGAACTGGGCACGGGCCTGCCGGGAACTCGCCTCGGCCCTCGTGGAGCAAGGGCTCTACGACGAGGCGCTCGCGCTGCTGGAACGGGGGGTGGAGAGGCACCCGCTGGCCAGCGACCTCTGGTTCCTGCTCGGGAGTGCGGCCGCGCGGCTGGGACGCCACAACCTGGCGATGGCCGCGTTCGGCCGTTGCCTCCAGCTGGGACAGGGCAGCTGGTTCTACGACCCCTCCCCGGGAGTCGGCGACTACAAGGCGGCGCACGCGCTCGGGCTGGTCCACGAGTGCCTGGGGCAGACCGATCGGAGCCTGGACCTCTACCGGACGGCCATGAGAGCGGGCTCTGGTTTCACCGAGCCCCTCTACCGCATAGCGACGATCCTGGGGACCGATCCGCGGAGAAACGCCCTGGCTCCAGCCCTCCTGCGCACCCTGGGAAAGACGTGGCGGACCGCTACGTCCGAGGACCTGCGTCTCGTGGCGGACGTGCTCGGCACGCAGGGTCGCTGGCGCGAGGCGGTCGAGTGCCTGGAGCGGTCCCTGGCGGCGATCACCGGGGCCGAAGGGGCGCTATTGCGGGGCATCTGCCTCGCCATGCTCGGCCGCGTGGACGAGGCAACCGCGGCCCTGACCCAGGTTCCGCCCGGCTCGCCCCTCCGGGGCAAAGCGCTGCTCCGCCTCCTCGCCTTGGACTGGATCCGTGGCGACTGGGCGCGGGCCGAAGCGACCCGCCGGGAGCTGGGCGAGGCGGGGGTCACGGAGCCGGTCCAGAAGGCGGCGGAGCTGGCCCACCGGCTGCTGGAACGCGGTGCGGTGTGGGGTACCCTGGGGATCGATCCGGATGCGTCCGCGGCGATGGGCAACGCACTCCTTCTCTGGATCGAGGTCCTGCTGGCGGCAGGTCGGGTGTCGGAGGCAGAACGCCTCGGGGCGCTGATCGGCGCCCTGGCCTGGCCCCCGGGTCCTGCCAGGCTGGCCGTGGTCGCGGCCCGCTGGGGCCACCCGGAAGTCGTGCGCCCCTTCGAGCAGCGTCTGCGCGCCGCTGCCGTCCCGGAGGCGGCCGAGGCCTGCCTGGCGCTTGCTCGCGCCCACCGGCGGTCCGGGCGGCGAGGGGCGGCAGCCTGGTATCTCGCCAGCATCCGCGGGGGCTCGCCGCTCGTCGCGCCGTATGTCGAACTTGCGAATCTGCTCCGGACGGCGGCGCGGGCGGTCGCCCGCGCGCGCTCGGCCGGGTCCTGCGCCACGGCGGCCGCCGTCCGGAGGGGTTCCCGCCGCGCTCCGAGACAGCCGGCCGGACACGGGGGTGAGGAGCATGGCCGGAAGCCGGCCCGAGATCAGCCTCTGCATGATCGTCCGTGA
- a CDS encoding glycosyltransferase, protein MAGSRPEISLCMIVRDEAECLPRCLESVQGVADEIVVVDTGSVDDTVEIARRSGARVEHFPWNGDFASARNRSLDLATGEWILVLDADEELHPDDRHGIRSLVRQTGAEGFLVRIVNRLDSAVPWAEETSVNVRLFRNRPEYRFTGILHEQIAENIVRARPGARLEPCALRILHYGYQQEVVARKEKRLRNLALAREAVTRAPEDAFLRFNLGVEYLRLERYEDALAELEAAWRLHARGALWASKLVKSLLVCLLRLGRHQDVLARAEASQAEFPDFTDLVFLRGVALFELKRHAEAVGVFHQCLAMGPAPCPPYSGVEPALGGCKTHLALGMVYEAMGRLPDAVRHYHQAAVLGGGWHEPLGRLAALLIPREDLAAVRGYLEPFFDLGQPSQRVALANLFFTHGRYDVALQYLGPPDPEDGGAGGAAALLRGRCLAKVGQYEEALAAFRSVPPESPLHREALVHTAFCCWCLDRPRAARAAVRKLGGRDEDYLAVARLFYSEAEEILSEGLRRFPESTLLQETLVALREEIADLERPARPASGDD, encoded by the coding sequence ATGGCCGGAAGCCGGCCCGAGATCAGCCTCTGCATGATCGTCCGTGACGAGGCCGAATGCCTGCCGCGCTGCCTGGAGAGCGTTCAGGGCGTGGCGGACGAGATCGTCGTGGTAGATACCGGGTCGGTCGATGACACGGTCGAGATCGCTCGCCGGAGCGGCGCCCGGGTGGAGCACTTCCCGTGGAACGGTGACTTCGCTTCTGCTCGGAACCGGAGCCTCGACCTGGCCACCGGCGAGTGGATCCTCGTCCTGGACGCGGACGAAGAGCTGCACCCCGACGACCGCCACGGCATCCGATCCCTTGTGCGCCAGACCGGTGCCGAGGGGTTTCTCGTCCGCATCGTCAACCGGCTCGACAGCGCGGTTCCGTGGGCGGAGGAAACGAGCGTCAACGTCCGCCTGTTCCGTAACCGCCCCGAGTACCGGTTCACGGGCATCCTGCACGAGCAGATCGCAGAGAACATCGTGCGGGCGCGCCCGGGTGCCCGGCTCGAGCCCTGCGCCCTGCGGATCCTGCACTACGGGTACCAGCAGGAGGTGGTGGCCCGCAAGGAGAAGCGCCTGCGCAACCTCGCCCTGGCGAGGGAGGCAGTGACCCGGGCGCCGGAGGACGCCTTCCTCCGCTTCAACCTCGGCGTCGAGTACCTGCGGCTGGAACGGTACGAAGACGCCCTGGCCGAACTGGAGGCGGCCTGGCGGCTACACGCCCGGGGAGCCCTGTGGGCTTCCAAGCTCGTCAAGAGCCTCCTCGTGTGCCTGCTGCGGCTCGGCAGGCACCAGGACGTCCTGGCGCGGGCGGAGGCGAGCCAGGCCGAGTTCCCGGACTTCACCGACCTCGTCTTCCTGCGCGGGGTAGCCCTCTTCGAGCTGAAGCGTCACGCCGAGGCGGTCGGCGTGTTCCACCAGTGCCTGGCCATGGGTCCGGCCCCGTGTCCGCCGTATTCGGGGGTGGAGCCCGCACTGGGCGGGTGCAAGACGCACCTCGCGCTGGGGATGGTGTACGAGGCCATGGGGCGGCTCCCCGACGCGGTCCGGCACTACCACCAGGCGGCGGTGCTCGGGGGTGGATGGCACGAGCCGCTCGGGCGGCTCGCCGCGCTTCTCATCCCCCGCGAGGACCTGGCGGCGGTCCGCGGATACCTGGAGCCGTTCTTCGATCTCGGGCAGCCCTCCCAGCGGGTGGCGCTGGCGAACCTCTTCTTCACCCATGGCCGTTACGACGTGGCGTTGCAGTACCTGGGGCCGCCCGACCCGGAAGACGGCGGTGCCGGCGGAGCCGCCGCCCTTCTCCGGGGCCGCTGCCTGGCGAAGGTGGGGCAGTACGAGGAAGCGCTGGCCGCGTTCCGGTCCGTTCCCCCCGAGAGCCCCTTGCACCGTGAAGCCCTCGTCCACACGGCATTCTGCTGCTGGTGCCTGGACCGGCCACGGGCCGCCCGGGCCGCCGTCCGAAAGCTCGGCGGGCGGGACGAGGACTACCTGGCGGTCGCCCGGCTGTTCTACTCCGAGGCGGAGGAAATCCTGTCGGAGGGCCTGCGGCGGTTCCCCGAGTCGACGCTCCTGCAAGAGACCCTCGTGGCGCTGCGCGAGGAGATCGCCGACCTGGAGCGTCCGGCGCGACCGGCGTCCGGGGACGATTGA
- a CDS encoding tetratricopeptide repeat-containing glycosyltransferase family 2 protein, translating to MPPRVSLCMIVRDEAEALARCLRSAQGAYDELVVVDTGSVDDSPAVARRFGARVLRFPWCDDFAAARNHGLERARGDWLLWLDADDELPPGTAGRLRELVAEGGPEGYFFPTVSFLGGGLSDRSVTCLHLRLFRNRPHHRFRGAIHEQVTCDPGSCAVRQDIRVLHHGYRQHPERLRAKAERNRRILLQQLRRYPGSPWYLYHLGTEYLRLGHPDRAITCYREARKRALREGLVLPELWKKLAAVLSEHGDPGEAEEIVAEGLGLFPEYTDLEFVAGTVAHRQGRLGDALRHFRRCLAMGDAPVTFPREDGLGGCRALHAAGLVHFDLGNYPAAFELALAALARGPADTETLGLAVEALSSHLDGRELVRRLETRLEVTPEVAWLLVQLLARVGAYRAALYFLPRSTPAAPAAARALLAGICHLGAGEPSRSETSFLEAREAGAPAEEVNRYLALVHGCAGRRDPAGWQALAPSPQARLELAEKLLELGRARTGLRILREVVAGGEVSLRLEAGKACLRRGRYREACRLLLGVPSPRPDEVRVDLSLAAAGAGRVAFARRLLAETDPRRCRFETVCALAWSLLTAARAVLGAAPATAARCRDRKARLDRLPIWRWSVLRPVGGKRPWRVRKGNPRRGRGGRQGGAVDDGRLGDGQAAAAIALHDRPRRGGKSPKMLEERGRGV from the coding sequence ATGCCGCCGCGCGTGTCGCTCTGCATGATCGTACGGGACGAGGCCGAGGCACTCGCCCGGTGCCTGCGGAGTGCCCAGGGCGCCTACGACGAACTGGTCGTCGTGGATACCGGGTCCGTCGACGACAGCCCCGCCGTCGCGCGCCGGTTCGGTGCCCGGGTGCTCCGCTTCCCCTGGTGCGATGACTTCGCCGCAGCGCGCAATCACGGCCTGGAGCGGGCCCGGGGTGACTGGCTGCTGTGGCTGGACGCCGACGACGAGCTGCCGCCGGGAACGGCCGGCCGCCTGCGCGAGCTGGTCGCGGAGGGCGGCCCGGAGGGCTATTTCTTCCCGACCGTCAGCTTCCTGGGCGGCGGGCTCAGCGACCGTTCCGTCACGTGCCTTCACCTGCGCCTCTTCCGCAACCGGCCGCACCACCGGTTCCGCGGAGCCATCCACGAGCAGGTCACCTGCGATCCCGGGTCCTGCGCCGTCCGTCAGGACATCCGGGTCCTGCACCACGGTTACCGGCAGCACCCGGAGCGGCTGCGGGCGAAGGCGGAGCGCAACCGCCGGATCCTGCTCCAGCAGCTGCGCCGCTACCCGGGCAGCCCGTGGTACCTGTACCACCTCGGCACGGAATACCTGCGCCTCGGGCACCCGGATCGGGCCATCACCTGTTACCGGGAGGCCCGCAAGAGGGCCCTCCGGGAGGGTCTGGTCCTGCCCGAGCTGTGGAAGAAGCTCGCCGCCGTCCTGTCGGAGCACGGCGATCCGGGTGAGGCGGAGGAGATCGTCGCCGAAGGACTGGGCCTCTTTCCGGAGTACACGGACCTCGAGTTCGTCGCCGGAACCGTCGCCCACCGCCAGGGGCGCCTCGGCGACGCCCTCAGGCACTTCCGCCGGTGTCTGGCGATGGGCGACGCCCCGGTCACCTTTCCCAGGGAGGACGGCCTGGGCGGGTGCCGTGCCCTCCATGCCGCCGGGCTGGTCCACTTCGACCTGGGGAACTACCCGGCGGCCTTCGAACTCGCCCTCGCCGCGCTGGCCCGTGGCCCCGCTGACACGGAGACCCTCGGTCTCGCCGTGGAGGCCCTCTCCAGCCATCTGGACGGGCGCGAGCTCGTACGGCGGCTGGAGACCCGCCTGGAGGTCACCCCGGAAGTGGCCTGGCTGCTGGTACAGCTCCTCGCGCGAGTGGGCGCGTACCGGGCGGCCCTCTACTTCCTCCCGCGCAGCACTCCGGCCGCGCCGGCCGCGGCCCGGGCCCTCCTCGCCGGAATCTGCCATCTGGGTGCGGGAGAGCCCTCGCGCAGCGAGACGTCCTTCCTGGAGGCCCGCGAGGCGGGCGCACCGGCGGAGGAGGTGAACCGCTACCTGGCCCTCGTGCACGGGTGCGCCGGCCGGCGGGACCCGGCTGGGTGGCAGGCACTGGCGCCCTCCCCTCAGGCGAGGCTGGAGCTCGCCGAGAAGCTGCTCGAACTTGGCCGTGCCCGCACCGGTCTCCGCATCTTGCGGGAGGTGGTGGCAGGGGGGGAGGTCAGCCTGCGTCTGGAGGCCGGGAAGGCGTGTCTCCGGCGCGGGCGGTACCGGGAAGCGTGCCGGCTCCTGCTCGGCGTTCCGTCACCACGGCCGGACGAGGTGCGCGTGGACCTCTCCCTGGCTGCCGCTGGGGCAGGCAGGGTCGCGTTCGCCCGACGCCTCCTCGCTGAGACGGATCCGCGCCGGTGCAGGTTCGAGACCGTCTGTGCCCTCGCCTGGTCGCTCCTGACGGCCGCCCGGGCAGTGCTGGGGGCGGCCCCCGCCACGGCCGCACGGTGTCGGGACAGGAAGGCGCGGCTCGACCGGCTTCCGATCTGGCGCTGGTCCGTCTTGCGGCCGGTCGGCGGGAAGCGGCCGTGGCGGGTGCGGAAGGGGAACCCGCGCCGGGGCCGGGGCGGGCGGCAGGGGGGTGCGGTGGATGACGGGCGCCTCGGAGACGGCCAGGCGGCCGCGGCTATCGCTTTGCATGATCGTCCGCGACGAGGAGGCAAATCTCCCAAGATGCTTGAAGAGCGTGGAAGGGGTGTATGA
- a CDS encoding glycosyltransferase — protein MEGVYDDLVIVDTGSRDRTVEAARACGARVLSFPWRDDFSAARNHALDHATGEWVLWLDADDEVVPEDRGKIRPLLADPACAGYFFYTLSLVHPGVPSVHVRNVHLRLFRRTAEHRFVGAIHEYVTTGAGRYGTAGVRILHHGYLPGELAAKDKTGRNLRILRRLVEDEPGNALWHYYLGCELCRAGDWTGAAASFGRAREVLGESAGWAPDLWRRSAICRMHLGQHREALAELQEGIARHPDYTDLHFLLGLLWHRLARYGDALAALRRALEMGEPPPWYTHDHGTGGFRALTALAQVHYDLGNYPEAAHACLEALRRQPDYPGPLPVLVGALWAMHPPRKASALLAAFVRDLRLAPAPRVALCTRVAAALHEVGAHAACLEWLGAHPRRSRHDGAGPPEAVALRARALAALGRSLVRPRTPPPAPGLPAALVRRAGRLRAAALAVLDRSGSPVLRALARAAGRRRPGPLRVWSGG, from the coding sequence GTGGAAGGGGTGTATGACGACCTGGTGATCGTCGACACGGGCTCGCGGGACCGGACCGTGGAGGCCGCGCGGGCCTGCGGGGCCCGGGTGCTGTCCTTTCCGTGGCGGGACGACTTCAGCGCAGCGCGCAACCACGCCCTCGACCACGCGACCGGCGAGTGGGTTCTGTGGCTCGACGCCGACGACGAGGTCGTGCCGGAGGACCGCGGAAAGATCCGCCCCCTCCTGGCGGACCCGGCGTGCGCAGGGTACTTCTTCTACACGCTCAGCCTCGTTCATCCAGGGGTCCCCTCCGTTCACGTCCGGAACGTGCATCTGCGGCTGTTCCGGCGCACCGCGGAACACCGGTTCGTCGGAGCCATCCACGAGTACGTGACGACGGGGGCCGGGCGCTACGGCACGGCCGGCGTCCGGATCCTCCATCACGGCTATCTTCCGGGTGAACTCGCCGCGAAGGACAAGACGGGCCGGAACCTCCGGATCCTCAGGCGTCTGGTCGAGGACGAGCCGGGGAACGCTCTCTGGCACTACTACCTGGGATGTGAACTGTGCCGCGCCGGGGACTGGACGGGTGCCGCGGCGAGCTTCGGGCGCGCCAGGGAAGTGCTGGGAGAGTCGGCCGGCTGGGCGCCGGACCTGTGGCGCCGGTCGGCGATCTGCCGAATGCACCTGGGCCAGCACCGCGAGGCACTGGCCGAGCTCCAGGAGGGCATCGCCCGCCACCCCGACTACACGGACCTGCACTTCCTCCTCGGGCTTCTGTGGCATCGCCTCGCGCGCTACGGAGACGCGCTGGCGGCCCTCCGCCGTGCCCTGGAGATGGGCGAGCCCCCTCCCTGGTACACGCACGACCACGGGACAGGCGGGTTCCGGGCGCTGACGGCACTCGCTCAGGTGCACTACGATCTGGGCAACTACCCCGAGGCGGCGCACGCCTGCCTCGAGGCGCTCCGGCGCCAGCCGGACTACCCGGGCCCCTTGCCCGTCCTGGTAGGCGCCCTGTGGGCCATGCACCCGCCCCGGAAGGCCAGTGCCCTGCTCGCTGCCTTCGTGAGAGATCTGCGACTGGCCCCCGCCCCGCGAGTCGCCCTCTGCACACGCGTGGCGGCCGCCCTCCACGAGGTGGGCGCGCATGCCGCCTGCCTGGAGTGGCTCGGTGCTCACCCGCGCCGGAGCCGACACGACGGTGCCGGCCCGCCGGAGGCCGTGGCTCTTCGGGCTCGCGCGCTGGCGGCACTGGGTCGCTCCCTCGTCCGGCCCCGCACACCGCCGCCGGCTCCCGGTCTGCCCGCGGCCCTGGTCCGCCGGGCCGGGCGCCTGCGCGCGGCAGCCCTGGCCGTCCTCGACCGGTCCGGATCTCCCGTCCTGCGGGCGCTCGCCCGGGCGGCCGGACGTAGGCGCCCTGGTCCCCTGCGGGTCTGGTCGGGAGGATGA
- a CDS encoding glycosyltransferase codes for MRLTLCVIARDEEENLPRCLASVSEVVDEIVVVDTGSRDRTREVAEAAGARVAFYLWDGSFSAARNLALDLATGDWVLMLDADEELHPGDRDSIRPLLAGEAEGYFFTVLSYLGPRPGADVLRDARLCLFRRRPGYRYERRLHEDIAGSILSARPGAVLAHAAVRVLHYGYLDPSLARRAKAERNRAVLLAALRETPDDPFLLYSLAAEAMGQGEAAMALDLLREAGRRADRGAPWYPDWVKKTAVCLIELGRLDEAREVLNHGVEAFRDFTDLRFLLGVLHVRRGDTGEAEACFEECLRLGEAPVGYASWEGVGTFRAWAALGSLAESRNDYQAAVRCYAAALSQRHDFGPALGRLCRILARVAPRQATAWIARYFDLSHEATAITLARVLEAAGAPGLAGRVLRVALNVTGRAGTPALAAGFAALRRRQAAAWLGGPVPGRPPHTDPPSVPRRASGVP; via the coding sequence ATGCGCCTGACCCTGTGCGTGATCGCGCGGGACGAGGAGGAGAACCTGCCGCGCTGCCTGGCGAGCGTCTCCGAGGTGGTGGACGAGATCGTGGTGGTGGACACCGGCTCCCGGGACCGCACCCGTGAGGTGGCGGAGGCGGCAGGCGCCCGGGTCGCCTTCTACCTGTGGGACGGCTCGTTCAGCGCCGCCCGCAACCTCGCCCTCGATCTGGCGACCGGTGACTGGGTCCTCATGCTCGACGCGGACGAGGAACTGCACCCCGGCGACCGGGACTCGATCCGGCCCCTGCTGGCTGGCGAGGCCGAAGGGTACTTCTTCACCGTTCTCAGCTACCTCGGGCCGCGTCCGGGAGCCGACGTCCTCCGCGACGCCCGGCTGTGCCTGTTCCGGCGCCGACCGGGCTACCGTTACGAACGACGCCTCCACGAGGACATCGCCGGCAGCATCCTTTCCGCCCGGCCCGGCGCGGTTCTGGCTCACGCTGCAGTCCGTGTGCTGCACTACGGGTACCTGGACCCCTCCCTCGCCCGGCGGGCCAAGGCGGAGCGGAACCGCGCGGTCCTGCTGGCAGCGCTGCGGGAGACGCCGGACGATCCCTTCCTCCTGTACAGCCTCGCCGCGGAAGCCATGGGCCAGGGCGAGGCGGCCATGGCGCTCGACCTGCTGCGCGAGGCAGGGCGCCGCGCGGACCGGGGTGCTCCCTGGTATCCGGACTGGGTGAAGAAGACGGCCGTGTGCCTCATCGAGCTGGGGCGGCTCGACGAGGCCAGGGAGGTGCTGAATCACGGGGTGGAGGCGTTCCGCGACTTCACGGACCTGCGGTTCCTCCTGGGCGTCCTCCACGTGCGAAGGGGGGACACCGGTGAGGCGGAGGCTTGCTTCGAGGAGTGCCTCCGCCTTGGCGAAGCACCGGTGGGCTACGCCTCGTGGGAGGGGGTGGGTACGTTCCGAGCTTGGGCTGCCCTCGGGAGCCTGGCGGAATCGAGGAACGACTACCAGGCGGCCGTCCGTTGCTACGCCGCCGCGCTGAGTCAACGCCACGACTTCGGCCCGGCCCTGGGGAGACTCTGCCGGATCCTCGCCCGGGTGGCACCACGTCAGGCAACGGCGTGGATCGCCCGCTACTTCGACCTGTCGCACGAGGCGACGGCCATCACGTTGGCCCGCGTCCTCGAAGCCGCCGGCGCCCCGGGGCTCGCGGGTCGGGTCCTGCGGGTGGCCCTGAACGTCACCGGCCGGGCGGGGACGCCGGCGCTCGCCGCCGGGTTCGCCGCACTGCGGCGCCGCCAGGCCGCGGCTTGGCTCGGTGGCCCGGTTCCGGGACGGCCGCCTCACACGGACCCGCCCTCCGTGCCCCGACGGGCCAGCGGCGTTCCGTGA